One genomic window of Gossypium hirsutum isolate 1008001.06 chromosome D11, Gossypium_hirsutum_v2.1, whole genome shotgun sequence includes the following:
- the LOC107925729 gene encoding probable LRR receptor-like serine/threonine-protein kinase At1g07650 isoform X2 gives MTSSGSSLIQMVEAQVEPPYPPDYEVRALREIATELGKKDWNYNENPCNNKSSWFTPPPPPNVPEAINNSTVTCNCSFPNGECHIDGIFTRH, from the exons ATGGTTGAAGCCCAAGTGGAGCCGCCCTATCCTCCAGATTATGAAG TAAGAGCTCTTCGTGAGATAGCAACAGAACTTGGGAAGAAGGATTGGAATTACAATGAAAACCCTTGCAACAATAAGTCAAGTTGGTTTACTCCACCGCCGCCGCCAAATGTGCCTGAGGCCATTAACAACAGTACTGTCACCTGCAATTGCTCCTTCCCCAATGGTGAATGTCATATTGATGGCAT TTTCACAAGACATTAA
- the LOC107925729 gene encoding probable LRR receptor-like serine/threonine-protein kinase At1g07650 isoform X1, with product MTSSGSSLIQMVEAQVEPPYPPDYEVRALREIATELGKKDWNYNENPCNNKSSWFTPPPPPNVPEAINNSTVTCNCSFPNGECHIDGMLTRTLTKWVYCSFTRH from the exons ATGGTTGAAGCCCAAGTGGAGCCGCCCTATCCTCCAGATTATGAAG TAAGAGCTCTTCGTGAGATAGCAACAGAACTTGGGAAGAAGGATTGGAATTACAATGAAAACCCTTGCAACAATAAGTCAAGTTGGTTTACTCCACCGCCGCCGCCAAATGTGCCTGAGGCCATTAACAACAGTACTGTCACCTGCAATTGCTCCTTCCCCAATGGTGAATGTCATATTGATGGCAT GCTCACACGGACCTTGACAAAATGGGTCTACTGCAGTTTCACAAGACATTAA